One Solanum pennellii chromosome 9, SPENNV200 DNA segment encodes these proteins:
- the LOC107031615 gene encoding casein kinase 1-like protein 7, with product MDHVVGGKFKLGRKIGSGSFGELYLGVNLQNGEEVAIKLESVKTKHPQLHYESKIYMLLSGGTGIPNLKWFGVEGEYNVMVIDLLGPSLEDLFNYCNRKLSLKTVLMLADQLINRVEYMHSRGFLHRDIKPDNFLMGLGRKANQVYAIDFGLAKKYRDLQTHKHIPYRENKNLTGTARYASVNTHLGVEQSRRDDLESLGYVLMYFLRGSLPWQGLKAGTKKQKYDKISEKKMLTPIEVLCKSYPSEFISYFHYCRSLRFEDKPDYSYLKRLFRDLFIREGYQFDYVFDWTILKYPQIGASSRGRNIGGSAPLNAVPSAERPGRTSVGQDIRDRFSGAVGAFSRRNASSSGRHGEHSRHKTSDDIPSSKDVQADSDRGRTSRNCSSSRRAAISSSRPSSSGEPTESRSSSRLVSSSGRLSATQRIHSGAEPKPSLFSRTSVTKGSRDDPLRSFELLSIRK from the exons ATGGATCATGTTGTGGGTGGGAAGTTTAAGTTGGGAAGGAAGATCGGAAGTGGGTCTTTTGGTGAACTTTATTTAG GTGTGAATTTACAGAATGGAGAAGAAGTTGCCATTAAGCTG GAATCTGTCAAGACAAAGCACCCTCAACTGCACTAtgaatcaaaaatatatatgcttCTCTCAGGAGGAA CTGGAATTCCCAACCTTAAATGGTTTGGAGTCGAAGGTGAGTACAATGTAATGGTCATAGACCTTCTTGGACCGAGCTTGGAAGACCTCTTCAACTATTGTAATAGGAAGCTTTCGTTGAAAACAGTGTTGATGCTTGCAGATCAGCTA ATTAATAGAGTTGAATACATGCACTCAAGAGGATTTCTTCACCGAGACATAAAGCCAGACAACTTTCTGATGGGCCTTGGTCGCAAAGCAAATCAG GTGTATGCAATTGACTTTGGACTTGCCAAAAAGTATAGGGACCTCCAAACTCACAAGCATATACCCTACAG GGAAAACAAGAATCTGACCGGCACAGCGCGCTATGCAAGTGTCAACACGCACCTTGGAGTTG AGCAAAGCAGAAGAGATGATCTGGAATCTCTGGGTTATGTGCTTATGTATTTTCTTAGGGGAAG TCTTCCATGGCAGGGATTGAAAGCTGGTACTAAGAAGCAGAAATATGATAAAATCAGTGAGAAGAAGATGTTGACACCAATAGAG GTGCTTTGTAAATCATATCCGTCTGAGTTCATATCATACTTCCATTATTGTCGGTCATTACGGTTTGAAGATAAACCCGACTATTCATATTTGAAGAGGCTTTTTAGGGACTTGTTTATTCGTGAAG GTTATCAGTTTGACTATGTGTTTGATTGGACCATTTTGAAGTATCCTCAGATCGGTGCTAGCTCTAGAGGACGT AATATTGGTGGAAGTGCGCCGCTAAATGCTGTGCCATCTGCTGAAAGACCGGGAAGGACATCAG TGGGACAGGATATTCGGGACAGGTTTTCTGGTGCCGTTGGAGCATTTTCGCGGAGGAATGCTTCTAGTTCTGGTAGGCATGGGGAACACTCCAGACACAAGACTTCAGATGATATACCTTCATCTAAAGATGTG CAAGCTGATTCAGATAGAGGCCGTACCTCAAGAAATTGCAGCTCGTCTAGAAGGGCTGCGATTTCAAGTAGCAGACCGAGCTCTTCTGGTGAACCTACAGAGAGTCGCTCAAGCAGCAGATTAGTGTCAAGCAGTGGTCGCTTATCTGCCACACAAAGGATTCATTCTGGAGCTGAACCGAAACCATCACTATTCTCCCGAACTTCAGTTACGAAGGGCAGCCGAGATGACCCTCTTCGGAGCTTTGAGCTTCTTTCAATCAGGAAGTAA